The Pseudogulbenkiania sp. MAI-1 sequence ACAACGAAGAACGGAGGCAATGGGGCGAGTGGCGGACCGATCAAATCGGCGACTACGTCAAGGCGGTGCGCGACGACATCAAGCAGATCAAGCCGGGCATTTCCCTGGGCGTCTATATCCTGCCGCCGGAATTCAGCGAAGTCGGGCAAGACGTGGCCAAGTTCAAGGATTACCTCGATTTCGTGTCCCCGATGGCGTATTTCCGCGACTGGGGGTTCGAGTCACGCTGGGTGTACAACGACAGCGGAATCCTGTCGCAAACCCGGCGCAAAGCGCGGGACACCGCGATCGTTCCTGCTTTCGATGTCCATTGGACGGACGCGCAATATCGCGAAATCTATCGTGGCATGCGCGATCTCCATCCCGGGACAGAGAGCGTGGCGTTCTTCTTGTACGGGAAGTGGGACGACGAGGCCATGGGCAAGGTCAGGCTATTGGGGGAGTGGTGAAGCGTGATGGTTGCTGATATCGGCTTTCCGCCCGAAACAGGAGGGGCTTTCTTCTGCCCCATGCTCCCCCGAGCGTTGTCTTGGACGTGCCCATGCGTGCTGACTATAGTGGGAAAATGCCAGGAGCCTCACTCGGCAGCTTGAGCGAAGGTGTGTCCTGGCTTCCCGCTGTTTTCCCCGGCTATCTGTCAGGAGACCGAAACATGAAAGGCAACAAGGCGGTTATCGAGGCGCTCAACAAGCAATTGGCCGGTGAGCTGACGGCGCGCGACCAGTATTTCATCCACTCCCGCATGTACCACGATTGGGGGCTGGAGCATCTGTTCGAGCGGCTGAACCATGAGATGGAGGAGGAAACCGGCCACGCCGCCGGCTTGATCAGCCGCATCCTGTTCCTGGAGGGTACGCCCGGCATGAGCCCCGGCAAGCTCAACATCGGCAAGGATGTCGAGTCCATGCTGGCCAACGACCTCAAACTGGAGTACGACACCGTCGCCTTGTTGCGTTCGGCGATCGCCGTGTGCGAGAAGGAGGGCGATTACGTCAGCCGCGAACTGCTGGAGGGGATGCTGGACGACACCGAGGAAGACCACGCCCATTGGCTGGAACAGCAGTTGGGCCTGATCAAGCTGATGGGGCTGCAGAACTACATCCAGTCGCAGACCTGAGCCGGCGGGGCAGACTGCGTCATTCCCGCGCCGGCTGTCGCCTGGGGGTGTCACCCGTTCCGCCCACGAGCATCGCTGCACGAAATTCCCGTTGCCTTCGGCCGGTATCGGCCGGAGCGTGCCTTGTCGCGCGGTCGCACAGCGAAACCGCGTTGTCAGAATGTTGTCATCAAACTGTGGAACACTGCCGGGCGGATTTCCCGCAACCGTTTGAGGACAATGTCTGTGAGCAAGCATGGTGTTCTGGCCGCGGCGCTTGCCGCCGCGCTGGCGGCCCCGGCGATGGCCGCCCCGAAAGGTATCTTCCCCACCCTCGACGGCAAGGCGCCGCTGGTGATCGCTCACCGTGGCGCGTCCGGCTATCTGCCGGACCACACGCTGGAGGGGTACGCCAAGGCGATCGAACTGGGGGCCGATTACATCGAGCCGGATCTGGTGATGACCAAGGATGGCGTGTTGATCGCCCGTCACGAGCCGAACCTGAAAGACACCACCGATGTGTCCAAACATCCGGAGTTCGCCAGCCGCAAGCGCAAGATGAAGGTGGATGGTGTCGAGGAGGAGGGCTGGTTCGCCTCCGACTTCACGCTGGCCGAGATCAAGACCCTGCGCGCTGTGCAGCCGCGCGCCGACCGCAGCAAGGCCTTTGACGGACAGTTCCAGATCCCGACCTTCGACGAGGTGCTGGCGTTGCGCGAGAAGAAGTCGAAGGAAGTGGGCCGCGAGATCGGCGTCTATCCGGAAACCAAGCACCCGACCTATCACCAGCAACTGGGGCTGGCGCTGGAGAAGCCGCTGGTTACGTTGCTGGCCAAGTACCGGCTGAACCGCAAGAACGCGCCGGTGTTCATCCAGTCGTTCGAGGCGGCCAACCTCAAGACGCTGCGCAAGCTGACACCGAACAAGCTGGTGTACCTGCTCGACGCCAACGATGTGCGCCCGGACGGCAGCATCGACGCCAACCGGCCGTATGACTTCGTGGTCTCGGGCGACCAGCGCACCTACGCCGACATGCTGACGCCGGCCGGCCTGAAGGAGATCAAGACCTTCGCCGACGGCATCGGCCCGTGGAAGCCGTACCTGATCAGCTGGCAGGCGATGGTCGATCCGAAAACCGGCAAGGCGGCCGACGTGGACGGCGACAAGCAGGTAGACCAGCGTGACATGACGCTGCTGGAACCGTCCAGTGTGATCCGCGACGCGCACAAGCTGGGCCTGTTGGTGCACGCCTACACTTTCCGCAACGAGGCCAGGCTGCTGGCGGCCAACTACCAGGG is a genomic window containing:
- a CDS encoding glycerophosphodiester phosphodiesterase, translating into MSKHGVLAAALAAALAAPAMAAPKGIFPTLDGKAPLVIAHRGASGYLPDHTLEGYAKAIELGADYIEPDLVMTKDGVLIARHEPNLKDTTDVSKHPEFASRKRKMKVDGVEEEGWFASDFTLAEIKTLRAVQPRADRSKAFDGQFQIPTFDEVLALREKKSKEVGREIGVYPETKHPTYHQQLGLALEKPLVTLLAKYRLNRKNAPVFIQSFEAANLKTLRKLTPNKLVYLLDANDVRPDGSIDANRPYDFVVSGDQRTYADMLTPAGLKEIKTFADGIGPWKPYLISWQAMVDPKTGKAADVDGDKQVDQRDMTLLEPSSVIRDAHKLGLLVHAYTFRNEARLLAANYQGNPGEEYRTYFAAGLDGVFSDFTDTAVAARAQMQAR
- the bfr gene encoding bacterioferritin, with the translated sequence MKGNKAVIEALNKQLAGELTARDQYFIHSRMYHDWGLEHLFERLNHEMEEETGHAAGLISRILFLEGTPGMSPGKLNIGKDVESMLANDLKLEYDTVALLRSAIAVCEKEGDYVSRELLEGMLDDTEEDHAHWLEQQLGLIKLMGLQNYIQSQT